Genomic window (Tripterygium wilfordii isolate XIE 37 chromosome 11, ASM1340144v1, whole genome shotgun sequence):
TGGCTGATGAGCCTGATGCCATTGCATTCTGCCGTAAGCACAATCTTACTGCCTTATTTACTGAACTGCTTCAGTCCAATGGACTCGACAATGTACAGATGGTATCTGCCATGGCATTGAAAAACTTATCCCAAGAATCGAAAAACTTGACGAGATTGCCTGATTTGCCAGCACCTGGATTTTGTGCTTCAATTTTTCCATGTTATAGTAAACAGACTTTCATAAGTGGTTCGTGCAGGCTCCACCGCGGGATATGTTCGCAGAAGGAAACATTTTGCCTTTTAGAAGGACAGGCTGTGGTGAAGTTGGTTGCACTTTTAGATCACAGAAATGAGAAGGTAGTTGAGGCAGCACTTGCAGCACTATCTACTTTATTGGATGATGGGGTTGAGATAGAACAAGGGGTGCAAGTTTTGTGGGAGGTAGATGGTGTTAGGCCTATACTTGATCTCCTGCACGAGAAACCGACAGAAAACCTGAGGACGAGGGCAGTTTGGGCTATTGAGAGGCTTTTGAGGACTGATAGTATAGCATATGATGTTGCTGGAGATCCAAATCTGAGTACAGCACTTGTTGATGCTTTCCAGCATGCTGACTATCGAACCAGGCAGATTGCCGAGTCTGCGCTGAAGCATGTAGATAAGATACCGAATTTCTCCGGTATCTTTCCTAATGTGGGATAGACCTTTTTCCCGAGCGAACTTGTATGTACTCTGTCCTTTTTATGGTTTTTGGTTTGTGAACTGTAAGTTGTAGGTAGTTAATTGTTCATACACATTTCTTATTTGATGTAAGAAACTCATTTGTTTtggatatagatatatatatttttctacatGAATATATATGGTATTCTAGACTAAATGTCGAAAAAGAGTAGCTAATTCGCAATAAATTCATTGTAAGTAGTGGCCAATGGCACGAATCAAATATACATTCAACAAATAGAATGTAAAATTCTCCTGGTACATTGGATGTTCTGTctgaaatttgaagaaaaactgGAGTTGCCTGCAAAAGACTTCACAGATGTAGTACAACCATTGATTTTGTCACACAGGAAGAAGCATCCAATTCATGAGCCATTTGATTTCTCGAAATATGGCTCCAACTAGTCTCCATATCGGACATATTACACACGGTCAGGAAATCCAACACCTGACCAAATATTTTGAACATTTCAACCCCAAATATCATACCTCTGTCCTCAACAAATACAGCATTCCAGTCCATTGGGGCATCGGGATGCACCGACACCTCTGTCCAGGTAAGATACATGAGATCTAACTCCCATAATTTTCTAACAGCTTTGTTTCTCCGACCTATTTGACCATCACCTTCACACCAGGAGACAGAAAGCATAAACAGCTTACCATTACATGATACAAGTTTAGGATAGTATTCATGAATTCGGGGAGGGAATGGCGAAGTCTGGATTCCAATCCAGTAGCCCCTGTCTATGTCATATGCCATAAGCTTGTCGGTCTCCGAGTATACATAAAACATCCCGTTACAAATAACCCCAGCGCAAACTATTCCAAAATCTATAGGCAACCTCTGGATTTCTGTCCATTTATTGGAAATGGAATCGTAAATTTCAGCAGAATCCAGAGGCTCATCCCATGATCCAAGACCCCCAACAGCAATCAAAACAAACTTCTTGCAACCCTTTGCAATTGACTGATCATGTTTTTGTCTTGTAAACTTGTGTGACTTTCTGTTGGCTGAGGATGAAGCTTCATTATCCTCGGAAACACTTCTGCACTGACGCCTAAGTGACAGCCTGTGAGGATCCTCGTAAACATCTGACACACCACCAATTCGTGAGCGGGAAAATCGCCTATCTTGTCGATGGTGACTTTGAACAACAGAGCAAATTGAGCTGACCTCAGAAATTCCTAAAATCGGCATAGATCTGGCATACTTCATAGATGCCACTTTACGCCAAGACTTAGTTAAAGGGCTGAAAACCAACACCCCTTTATGTGTCTTGAAAGAGCTCCTATCCACCCTTCCAAAGCTGGTCAAGCTAGAGCAACCTCCAACAATATAAATGTCATCCTGAATACTGGTAACAGAGAACATGAACCTTCCCTTGAGAATATGAGTGTCAATCTTATGCCACTGGTCTTGAGATACATCCAACACATGT
Coding sequences:
- the LOC120008528 gene encoding F-box/kelch-repeat protein At5g42350-like; translation: MLSERILGEEPLHQDFEALSVSKRLVRSVSQKLRKKNPRGEEEENNDLRGVSFKCLTIYSRGGGCKVGADTGEEYGDPSSRRRSSASEEGKGYKTICGTEETGVACFSYGMKEFWKKNNRKYLELEESVCNSRMHIILPDDILEMCLVRLPLASLMTARLVCKKWRYLTTTSRFLQMRCEGLYHNPWLFLFGTVKNGYCSGEIHVLDVSQDQWHKIDTHILKGRFMFSVTSIQDDIYIVGGCSSLTSFGRVDRSSFKTHKGVLVFSPLTKSWRKVASMKYARSMPILGISEVSSICSVVQSHHRQDRRFSRSRIGGVSDVYEDPHRLSLRRQCRSVSEDNEASSSANRKSHKFTRQKHDQSIAKGCKKFVLIAVGGLGSWDEPLDSAEIYDSISNKWTEIQRLPIDFGIVCAGVICNGMFYVYSETDKLMAYDIDRGYWIGIQTSPFPPRIHEYYPKLVSCNGKLFMLSVSWCEGDGQIGRRNKAVRKLWELDLMYLTWTEVSVHPDAPMDWNAVFVEDRGMIFGVEMFKIFGQVLDFLTVCNMSDMETSWSHISRNQMAHELDASSCVTKSMVVLHL